A region of the Phoenix dactylifera cultivar Barhee BC4 chromosome 10, palm_55x_up_171113_PBpolish2nd_filt_p, whole genome shotgun sequence genome:
ATCTAGTTACATGAACATTGTAAGCCTTATTGTAGCTTGTCTATCATGTTCTTTTATTGTGGTTCAATTACCATGGTCCCTTGAATTTGCCCTTTTGTTTAACACAATTGTCCTGTGAAAGATGTGGGTCACACTTATGGGAGAGACATTAAATGGATTTTAGTTTCAGTAATTGTAAATATATATTTGACTGAATATTATACTTGTGTGCTGTCTGTGATATACTATTCACACAGTGGCAACTATCTAACACCAATTTTTGAGTTAATCCTACAAGCCAGTTTGTTCAATCATGATTGAactatattgtcatatttgcccTTTCAGGTGAAATTACTGTTAACTCTAGCTTGAAAGCATGAAAGCCATGGGATCTGGAGTTCACCTCAAACTTTCTGGTTTTTGTCATCGAAGAACTAACAATTCCCCAGAATTGTAAGTCTTGTGTTGCAGGTTATCCATGCTTGGTGATAATTCTTGTTTAACTATTTATATTTCCCTTTCTTTGTGGGGTGAAGGTGAAGTTTACAGGAAGAAAATACTTCTAGTAAATCATGCGTCTGCGACCAGTTATAAACTTACCTTGAACTGATCTTATTTTTCCTTGATACACctgattttcaaaaaataagCTGATTCCTGttttattttcaaaacaaaGAGAAGTTTTTCTTGTAAAAAATGCCGATCTTCTTACTGTCTTTGTTTCATAGATTATATTTTGATGGCTATTTATCTTCAGGTCATGCCACAGTTTAAGGGCTTTTACATTCAATGCCACATCTATCTTCCATTGTTTACGGGAAGACTCACAAAGAAGCAAAAAACCATTAGAGATAGTTGCAATCTCACATCTTGCCTCAGCTGGTAGCAGTGACAATTTTACCAAAACATCTTTGCATAAACCAGTTACGAAGCGACATCTAAATGGGAAAACATTTTTTTCAACTGAAGCATATGTTCTTGATGGAGAAGTTTTGGGAGTTTCTTCAGATATTGCACAGGAAAGGGTTGGGGTGCTGTTATTGAACCTTGGTGGTCCAGAGACCCTTCATGATGTTCAGCCATTTCTATTCAATTTATTTGCCGATCCAGTACGTGATAACTTAACATTGCTTTGAGGTTTAACTGATATGCTATGAACTTAAGGATTTATCTCAGATATTGTTTTGTTTGCCTTCACATTTTTGGTTGTAAAAATTTTTCCATCTTGAAATGTTGGCTGAAATGGATTTAGGGGGTCATTTTTTCTTGCAATTTGTATTAATATTTTTCTTGTCTTCATTTCTATACATTCTAGGATGCATATTGTTAATTTTAAACTTGGATTTTGTCTGTGAGATAACTTAGAATAGTCAATGCTGTAGCTTACTGAGAAATAGAGGAAAATTAGATTTTTGTTTGTGAGATAACGTAGAATATTCAATGTTGTGGCCCATTGGGAAATAGAGAAAAGTAAAACTTTCACTTATTCTTAGCTACCAAGAGCTCAAATTTTAAAGATGCACACATTAGCACTTGTTAGATTATCATTAAGGATTAAACTATTACACATAACAGATGGGAAACAtaattttattacttttttttttttatatatttttgagtAAATTTTGCTCACAAAGTTTGAAACCCTTGTAGCTACCAAAATTGATGTCTCATTTCTTCTTAGGACTTTTTAAGTTGTTCTTATTTGTCTAGTTCTTGGCATTAGTTGATAAAATGCTGGAAGCATTAAACCTATTGTCATTCCCTCAACCCCAGATTTGCAATCTGAGGGCATGACAACTGCTGCATATTCACAAGGTTTGGCCCCATAAGCATGCAACACATTTCACCTGTCAATGAATCAATATAACTTGGAATTATATATTTCAACCACAGGCAGAAATGATTATCAGAACATCAAAACTATTAAACTGAAATATCACAATAAATTATACACACCGCCACAAGTCATTAAATAGTTTTTCCAAAATTTACAATTGTATCAGCTTTTTGTATTTAAGTATTTATACATTACTCCTAGCCACACTTTAATATACACCACTAATCAAAACCAAGTATACTAACTAGGAAAATTGCCTTGCCTTTATTTACTTTCCCCAAAAAGTCGGTACTGGCCTAGTCCTTGGTCCCTCGATCGAAAAATTTAGGTGAAGTTTATGAGCTTCACAACTCAGAAAGTAATAAATCCATTTTATAGAATTGGATCAAATAAAATTACATGATTCGGttcaattaaaatatataaatcataGTACATTTGTACATGTAAACTTCATAACATTTAGTTTCGATAATATTCACATACTAAAGTGATACattttatattttcaataaTGTACACAAAATGAATCGATACTTGAAATCAGAATAAAATAGAGTATCGAATTGCCATGATCATACTATGCTTACACTTATATGCTTATATGCATATCCTGTTTCCAATTTTTGCTCTATAGCCTATGACTACGGCCGCACTTGACCCCTGTGGCGTAGGTCACTCCATATTTAACTCCTGTGGTCTGAATCAATAGTAATCAAATACAGGAGACAATGATCATGTGTGGCCACACTTAACCCCTGCGACTTAGGTCACTCCATATTTTATCCTTGTGGTCTGGGTCACATAGTCACATTTAACCCCTATGGCATAGGTCACATAATTACATTCTAGATCCATACATAGTCATGCTGAGAATCAAgtgatacacatatatatataaatatgtaaATCTTCTTTCATTTTTCAACACCATTTTTGAGTTTTGCAATTAAACAtgcaataattataattttatatgCTTGATCCCATAATGATTATTCAATCATACCTTTGATTAGCAGAATTACAATGGTAAATCAGATTTCATATAATAACTAAATTTTATATGTACTTTATTCTGGAAATATAATATCAATTTGCACACTTGATCATAAAAAACACTACAAAGTGTGAAAAATGCCAACCACTAGGTAACTAGATCACTTTACAGGGTAATGCCAggctaatattttaatataatttctAAAATACTCTAAAATTCTGATAATTTCAATTTCTAAACTAATGACCGCTATAACAGGGGAATGGCTATTATTCTAATATCTAAGCTACAAACCTTGCCTTGTTGTCCTCTATAGTGGAACAAGAGGCGGCACCGTGCAAGCCCTTACCTGCAACCTAACACACGCACACCCACAAAAAGGGGAAAACTGGGAGAGAatgaaaaaaggaagagaaagagtgAGCAGGTTGTGGTAAAGAGGGCACAGCTGCCCTCATCTACCAAAACACACAAAGGGACAAGGGAGAgatagaaagaaagagagggagacgaagaggaggaagagagggtgGGAAAGGCccttcccttcctcttcctttctttttagtTCCACAAGAGAGATAGCGATcgagagaaagggagaaagagagagagaaaagaagaagaagaatcgtgggagagagaaagagcatGGAAGAATGAGAGCTGGGGGGGGGGCGGgcgcagtgggagaaaaagggTGTGAGAGGCCGTCGTGTAAGGGGCGCTGCAGTTCCGATTGAACAGTGGATCCGTCCCCTATTTTTATGCTTCAGATAAGGACGACCACTGCCTAAGGGCATCGCCTTAACAGGTGGGCCGGGTTCGGTTGGGCTTGCTGGGACACAGCCGGCTGGGCTAGGTATCACACCTATCAAATCTGAAATTCGTGTTGAAAGATTGAAACCGGAACCAAggaaaaaggttttaaaactTGAAAATAGAAAGGTGATAGAGAGAATGTTGGAAGAAGAGAGGTGGGTGAAGAGAGAGATGAGATGAGggtgctttttattttttaattgggTTATGACACCAATTTAATTGGACAGTATAGGACGCACCATACCGTACCGGTTCAGTATTGGTATTTGGTACAGATGGCGTACGGATACTCAGTTTGCCGAAAAGATATCGTATCATACCGTAATGACacagtgctagtgtggcaccgggatggagtccggtaccgagacggcaaaCCTTGGTCGAGAAATAATTAAATACTTATTATACTGTAGGTGGCTGAAATATTTGTGCGCAACAACaagatttaatttcaaaaatgCATTCTAAAGTGAAATAATAGCAAATAACTTACACATTTAGTGTAGTTCATCAAACATGAACTATGTTGGATCTAACTGGCATCTTTGGGAGTACTTTTTCGGTAAATTTAGACAAAGGGTAATTGCAAGATTTAAAGGTAAACATGCATGTCCCAAAACCATAATATCTCCAATGCTGTCAAATGCTGTGTACAATCCTTTTCTTTTTACATGtataagatgatttttttttttgtcaagaaTATTCAGTTTCATTTTATGGACCCATAAATTGTTATCTTGAAAAGTTATCATTTAGGTTCAAACTGTATTACATGAGTaatattttttctgtttttataaAAGGATATAATACGGTTGCCAAGGTTATTTCGATTTCTTCAGCAACCATTGGCCCAACTAATTTCTGTTCTGAGAGCTCCAAAGAGTAAAGAGGGGTATGCTGCTATCGGTGGTGGGTCACCTTTGCGAAGAATCACAGATGAGCAGGTATGAATCTTGTTGTCCCATTTCTTTTCATGAAATATAAGTGGTAGTCCTTGAGTTTTAGACCAGACACTTCTTGAGATTATAACAgaaaacataataaaacatccttgttatttttatttctttgggTAGTTTTCCAACTTTTATCTTCACAATTAGGTGCTTTGTGGTCTTGTAGTCAGAAATTGCAAAGTTGTCAATGTTTTTTCCAAAAGAATACAAGCAGtgatttaagtatatatgtgaGCAAGATGTTGATTTGAATTGAGACCTGTCTTAGGCACGTGCGCTGAGAGTAGCTCTGGAAGAGAAGAACTTGCATGCAAATGTTTATGTTGGAATGCGATATTGGCACCCCTTCACTGAGGAAGCCATTCATCAGGTTAGTCATTTTGCTTTTTTAGCATGTAGGCAATGATCTGGTCAATGCTCATATGCAAGATACATATTTATTATGGTTTCTGAGTTACAGATTTTGTTTTCCTCAATTGGTTATCATCTGTCTGTTTCAATTACTTTTGAGTTGTATGGTTTTAGTTTAACACACAAataatatctaaaataaaagctTTTCTACCTCTCCATTTGGTGATGGAAATTGCAAACATTTTGGATAACTTTTTTGGGATCTTTAGTTTGTTCCAGATAAAAGCTTATTTTGCAATTAGATTCaaacattaagttttaattaggCTGCAAACTTAACTGCAAAGATCAATTGAAATCCCTCATTTTCATATTTTAGTATGTGAGCTTTGTAATGTATCAAATAAAATATCCAGTCTTACAGCTATTTGGAGTTGTATATTATTGTTGTTTGTTAGTTGCATTTGACCTTGCTTTGTGGAAACAAAGTTGATATTGGCAATCCCCCTTTTGTTTCTATAAGTAAAATGGGATGCTATGTGGACATCAAACTGCTTAAACTGTGCTTGCTTgctttaaattatatttataaaatcTCAACAAGTATTAACATGTGTCCTGATTTACATTATTCTTTTACTAATGCACATGGTTACAGATTAAAAAGGATAACATTACAAAGCTTGTCGTTCTACCACTTTATCCTCAATTCTCCATATCTACAAGTGGATCAAGCATCCGTCTTCTTCAGAATATCTTCAGGTAGACTAGCAACTTCTAGTTTTCGAATTCATCTTTTCCAAATTCCTACTTAATTTCTAGCAAGCTTTTCCCTTGAAGATTCACCAAGTATAAGTCTAATGTCAGCGGAGATGCTTACTTTGCAAGATTGCCGGTTTCTATCattgaatcatggtatcaaCGAGAAGGTTACATCAAATCGATGGCTGACTTAATAGAGAAAGAGCTATTGAGTTTCTCTGAGCCTGAAGAGGTAATCCTTCTTATATTTACTTGTAATGGTGATGCTAATAGTGACCCATTGATATGTGTGTGGTGATTGGTTAACCAGGATGTGTACATTTTCTGGACAGTGTAGTTCCATGGGTATGATCACTCTTGGACTATCTAGACTTGTTTGTCTAATAACTCAGTTATATGTTGGGCATACTTGTCTAGGACCCTGCTACTATGGATACTTACATGAAAACCAATAATAGTTTGTTCAATATTTGTGATGTTTCATCTTTTTTGTAAAATGGTAGGTCATGATATTCTTCAGTGCTCATGGAGTCCCACTTAGCTATGTGGAGGATGCAGGAGATCCTTATAGAGATCAAATGGAAGAATGTATTGCTTTAATCATGGACGAATTAGAATCTAGAGGAATTCCCAACAACCACACCCTTGCTTATCAGGTATTGTACATGAAATCAGAGGTCAAAACTTGGTAAAGTTTTTAGGTCTACATGCCTGAGTTATTGTGCAATTGTATTCTTTAGCATCTAGAAGATAAAATGACATTTAGAGTTAAGTTGGATAGTAAGTACTGTTCTGAAATGTTAAGGTGAATGATTTTTTAGAAGCTCTTTACATTTTTCTCAACTTCTTATTAGAGCCGAGTTGGGCCTGTTCAATGGTTGAAGCCTTATACCGATGAAGTTATAGTTGAGCTTGGTCAGAAAGGTGTAAAGAATCTTCTGGCTGTTCCAATAAGGTATGTATTTTATGTGAATACAATCTCATTTTGAACTGTTATATTCTTCAGCTGGATTTAACTTCCAAAATCAACCCTTTCTTTTGCATAATTGTTTTTCCATTTGTCTTTTAAATGTTTAGTTCCATTTTTTATGTAATACAGTGCTCATTTTGGTGGTGGTATCCCCACAATCAATGACATCTAATTCTTTTTCAAGTCTTATTCGCCTAGTACCATTATCCaaaaagtaatattttttaAGGTGCCTTTTTGCTGTACTGCCCCATATGATTCTCCACACCTGTTTCTGCTGGCTGCTACGTCCATATTTAGCCTCCGAATTTCTTGGACTTTCATATCATGTGGCATATATTCAACTCGAAATTTTTCTAGGTTTCTCAGAGAACACCTAATTCTTTAGTCGAGTAGTGCTCATGGCTGAGCATCCTCACCATATATCCATGCAAATAATCACTTAGCAAAATTATCCTATTGATTGTTGTTGCTTGTCATGACACTTTGCTTCGGCAATTGAATGGTTGACATAAGTGAGGGGATATGATGCTCCCATCCATTTTTTGGTTGCTTGAAGTCAGAAATATGCATTTCCACCTGCTTTACACTACCCAACATGGAATTGATAGTGTAGGTTACCTGAACACAAAGCAATATTCTTTGCACTAGGCACATACTTAGTCTTCATGTCATCGTACTTAGTCTTCATGTCTCGATGATAATATCATATCTCATGCTGCCATCCTAAAACAGTTTTGTAAGTGAGCATATTGAAACTCTGGAAGAAATCGACATGGAGTACAAGCAGTTGGCTCTACAGTCAGGCATTAAGAACTGGGGCAGGGTACCTGCTCTAGGTTGCACCTCTTCCTTCATCTCAGATCTGGCAGATGCGGTTATAGAAGCTCTCCCTTCTGCTTCTGCTATGTCAAGTGAAAAGGATACATGCAGAGATGCTGACATGGACCCAGTACAATATGCAATAAAAATGTTTTTTGGGTCGATCTTAACATTCATTTTGTTGCTATCCCCGAAATTATTCTGTGTTCTCAGAAATTCTCTCTAACTATTTTGTTGTATGGTCGGGCTTTCCTCATTCTAGGGTGAAACTGAAAGTGATTATGGTTGATCACTGTAATAACAAACTGcagggaaaaaaaatgaatgcaATGTACATGGGTGCAATACACCCTTTCATGGTTTACAAAGTATGctcaatttcatatttgttCTTAACCTGCCGCAAGTTTGATATAGAGTAGGGTTGTCAAGATTTGCATCTTGATACATGATCCTAATGTTTGATTGTGACCATCAGCATTTAAGTATCCCAATAATCTTACCAtttcttttaaaagaaaattctttaagtgtttattttaatttgaagttTGGATTGGATGAGCTTGTAACTTAGCCATCCAATTGGTAGTTAATCTTAAATGGCAAATTGAGACAAGTGAAAAATGCTTGCTTTCTAATAATAGTTGATAATAACCTAGcccttttttcttaaattttgaaaatggaAATGAAGTTAATGATTTTCTAGTAAAAGGTTGCCTTTTCTTATATCTTAACACTAGATAAATCTAATGATAACATAACCTACAAGGCTCTTATTCTTTTCTTGTACTTCGCTTTCTCTTGTTTCATTAATCAACAAAATGTGGTGTGGCTTGTCACTGTTTTGCTCAAAAATAAAGGGATAACCTTTAAGGCTACAATTCAATGTACAACATTATTAGTGAACTAGGTCTTGAAATATGGCTTGAAATAGGTCTCATCTAGGGGTTCTAGATTCTAGTACTGGATGGTACATCTCTAGATGTTTTGGCCTAGATAATTATAGCATTGGTTGATCatccctccttttttttattgaaaataacATGTGCAATATTGTgataaaaaacagaaaattactTCTCATTTTTGACTATTTATTAAGAGGGAGAATTTCATGAAGCTTTGCCACTTGCTTTATTGAAATAGTAACTTTCCGAGGGCATGTTTATGTATTTATTATTATgtatatattaaataaaatgataattatgtcggcttattttcttttttatttttactagAAAAATTATTGGCTAGGTCAAAATTCTTGAAGGAGAATTTCATTCAAGACTCAAACCACTGATCCCTTGTTTCCAAGCAAGGTGGTGTAACCACTGAGCTGATGTTTAGATTATTCGTTTGTGTCTGCTTGAAATCATGAGACGCTTGGTTTTTAAACGATGCTCATATTTAATAATTTGCCTTTTTGGTCCTCTTAATAGCAATTGTAGGGTTGGAACCGAGTTGGACTGAGTCAGGCCACACCTTTGCCCAAGCCCGACCCAAAATTTCTTCGGGCTTTGGGTCGGCCGAAGGTCTAAAAAAATTGTTTAAATCCCGATTCGAGCCTGGTCCCGACGCAAGCCCCAATTAGATGGACCTGAATTAACCCATGTAGGCCAAATGACTAGGCGACCCAACCCGTCCTCATCTCCCTCCTTGatgttagcatcccacatatgccatgaaaatttcgaaataattttcagattgcagcggaaaaacatatacgggatccgttcatcgcatgaacgtgttttaaaacctttcgtttgtagatagattagaattaaattattttaaaccattttaaaatcattaagaagatcagatcttcaccttgtgagggtagatggtctccgcaaatctgatttacgtggtatttgatcaaggctcagtggaagccgcacacgcgtccggcctctacaggtatccacacgaagtactgactcgatcgaagcctttggatctcaccggggtgctagctcccttgcagagattgctatggatggctgaagtcctctcctttgaatcaacctttgattggcttgagaggaagaagaagaaggatggatttaggaagaagaaaacaagacccgcagcctttctctttttcttcctttttggaaccaagatgaagaaggaagagggcgtcccaagcttttctttttcttctcttgattgtggctcaaaggaggaagatggagaagggtgctcacggctggaatgaggagaaaaacattcATTTTGGCCAAAATTCCATACTCCCTTTTTTAATTgcaagggataaagatgagctcctattttttaggagctcatccttaactctatttcatgccacctaggaggggcatgcgcccctcctttttctcccacgcatggctcaaagggaggggcatattcccctccctcttatccatttaaatctgccacttaatcaaattaatgggcgatttaatttgggtctagtgcatgagtccaatcctagtcaaaataggacttgtatggacctatttcaatttcctcccaatcctaatctaattaggacttaattgaaccatgactctattgaactcttcaatcctaatccaattaggagtcatgaaattaattagattaaatttaaaattaattaggacttaagaaaatcctaatctagtcaggacttgttcaaatttcagccctaagacaattaggacattagaaatcctattccaagtaggactctaatttaatttgaaatcctaatccaattaggactccatgattcccactccaagtaggactcatgatcaagtccaattaattaaatccaattaattaaattaaattacaatccgattgcaattattccttcttctagccactaactcttagcgggttttcatttatcaatctaattgattatttgtgattcctaattacattcaaccattggatcggtcaatacctctaatgtgtgtgaccccatagattccattctgactggtagtgagatatattatgatttctatcacaatatcattgaaaactcctttcaatgggttgaaacaattccaactcaactcaccagggattatcgaccatcgagatgatccctgtgagtctcactatccaccagtgacacctagcagtatgtagtggccacccagcagaatagaatgatgaacctctaggtgcagcaatcgtatgatacagtccttctatcgtggatccctacagatcggaggtcatggaaaactcgtcaaatcccgtcgtctgtcatatgtctagatttatttgacttgagttcgatagtgaaaaactctttctccactttatatttctgccctggccaaggtctttgaactcagtctaacaaatcacataggatcactccttttctatcaaggtcgatagattccatgtaagtgcataccctactcctacagtgaacttactacagccaatctacactacaaggacccatatggctagagaccatgtatacgtgtagtcaaactacaataacctcactgtgagtagccgaagcaccgcaggtcaaaggaccagtcatactactgcaacatcaagtaagtcactgacgagtggatagacatccaagtga
Encoded here:
- the LOC103697320 gene encoding ferrochelatase-1, chloroplastic-like isoform X2, giving the protein MKAMGSGVHLKLSGFCHRRTNNSPELSCHSLRAFTFNATSIFHCLREDSQRSKKPLEIVAISHLASAGSSDNFTKTSLHKPVTKRHLNGKTFFSTEAYVLDGEVLGVSSDIAQERVGVLLLNLGGPETLHDVQPFLFNLFADPDIIRLPRLFRFLQQPLAQLISVLRAPKSKEGYAAIGGGSPLRRITDEQARALRVALEEKNLHANVYVGMRYWHPFTEEAIHQIKKDNITKLVVLPLYPQFSISTSGSSIRLLQNIFRLPVSIIESWYQREGYIKSMADLIEKELLSFSEPEEVMIFFSAHGVPLSYVEDAGDPYRDQMEECIALIMDELESRGIPNNHTLAYQSRVGPVQWLKPYTDEVIVELGQKGVKNLLAVPISFVSEHIETLEEIDMEYKQLALQSGIKNWGRVPALGCTSSFISDLADAVIEALPSASAMSSEKDTCRDADMDPVQYAIKMFFGSILTFILLLSPKLFCVLRNSL
- the LOC103697320 gene encoding ferrochelatase-1, chloroplastic-like isoform X1, coding for MKAMGSGVHLKLSGFCHRRTNNSPELSCHSLRAFTFNATSIFHCLREDSQRSKKPLEIVAISHLASAGSSDNFTKTSLHKPVTKRHLNGKTFFSTEAYVLDGEVLGVSSDIAQERVGVLLLNLGGPETLHDVQPFLFNLFADPDIIRLPRLFRFLQQPLAQLISVLRAPKSKEGYAAIGGGSPLRRITDEQARALRVALEEKNLHANVYVGMRYWHPFTEEAIHQIKKDNITKLVVLPLYPQFSISTSGSSIRLLQNIFSGDAYFARLPVSIIESWYQREGYIKSMADLIEKELLSFSEPEEVMIFFSAHGVPLSYVEDAGDPYRDQMEECIALIMDELESRGIPNNHTLAYQSRVGPVQWLKPYTDEVIVELGQKGVKNLLAVPISFVSEHIETLEEIDMEYKQLALQSGIKNWGRVPALGCTSSFISDLADAVIEALPSASAMSSEKDTCRDADMDPVQYAIKMFFGSILTFILLLSPKLFCVLRNSL